In a single window of the Solea solea chromosome 14, fSolSol10.1, whole genome shotgun sequence genome:
- the g3bp1 gene encoding ras GTPase-activating protein-binding protein 1: protein MVMEKPSAQLVGREFVRQYYTLLNQAPDYLHRFYGKNSSYVHGGLDGNGKAAEAVYGQSEIHKRVMALSFRDCHTKIRHVDAHATLNEGVVVQVMGELSNNMQPMRKFMQTFVLAPEGTVANKFYVHNDVFRYQDEVFGDSDSEPPEESDDEVEDIEERVPSPDVAAEESAPFYDPTACPEPAVPGDDEEAAASPEPEPEVEKEDEAVAVELKSETSLETQTDVHTADDQTEKSPTSAPPTTEAAPAPAEPAPAAPEENRPFSWASVTSKNLPPSGAVPVSGIPPHVVKATPTAPPRAEVKSESQTATTRPQRDQRPREQRPGGGPPPVHRGPRPVREGEQGESESRRVVRYPDAHQLFVGNVPHDVDKSELKEFFEQFGKVQDLRINSGGKLPNFGFVVFDDSEPVQKILSNRPIKFRGDVRLNVEEKKTRSAREGDRRDTRPRGPGGLGSPRERIGGGGGGRGGPPTRAGVAQKPSFGSGRGAAPNDGRYSAQRQ from the exons ATGGTGATGGAGAAGCCAAGTGCCCAGCTGGTCGGGCGAGAGTTTGTCCGACAGTACTACACACTGCTGAACCAGGCTCCGGACTACCTGCACAG GTTCTATGGAAAGAATTCCTCCTACGTGCACGGCGGCCTGGACGGCAACGGCAAAGCAGCCGAGGCCGTTTACGGTCAATCT GAGATCCATAAGAGGGTGATGGCTCTGAGTTTCCGTGACTGTCACACAAAGATCCGACACGTGGACGCTCACGCCACCCTGAACGAGGGCGTGGTGGTGCAGGTGATGGGAGAGCTGTCCAACAACATGCAGCCCATGAGGAAGTTCATGCAGACGTTTGTTCTGGCGCCCGAG GGTACCGTCGCAAACAAATTCTACGTGCACAACGACGTGTTTCGTTACCAAGACGAGGTGTTCGGCGACTCGGACTCTGAGCCTCCAGAAG AGTCTGATGACGAGGTGGAGGACATCGAGGAGAGGGTTCCTTCCCCGGACGTCGCTGCAGAGGAATCTGCTCCCTTCTACGACCCGACAGCCTG TCCGGAGCCGGCTGTTCCTGGCGACGACGAGGAAGCGGCGGCGAGTCCTGAACCCGAGCCGGAGGTAGAGAAGGAGGACGAGGCTGTGGCTGTGGAGCTGAAGTCGGAGACGTCTCTGGAGACGCAGACGGATGTGCACACAGCCGACGACCAGACAGAGAAAAGCCCCACCTCCGCCCCCCCAACCACAGAAGCGGCCCCTGCGCCCGCTGAACCTGCCCCTGCCGCCCCAGAGGAAAACAGG CCGTTCTCTTGGGCGTCGGTCACCAGTAAGAACCTCCCTCCCAGTGGGGCCGTCCCAGTCTCAGGAATCCCCCCACATGTTGTCAAAGCCACTCCCACAGCACCG CCCCGGGCGGAGGTGAAGTCAGAGTCTCAGACGGCGACAACGAGACCACAGAGAGACCAGCGGCCGAGGGAACAGCGGCCCGGAGGAGGTCCTCCACCGGTGCACAGAGGACCCAGACCAG tgcgAGAGGGCGAGCAGGGCGAGTCCGAGAGTCGCCGTGTCGTCAGGTATCCCGACGCCCACCAGCTGTTCGTGGGCAACGTCCCGCACGACGTGGACAAGAGCGAACTCAAGGAGTTCTTTGAAC AGTTTGGTAAAGTCCAGGATCTGAGGATCAACAGTGGTGGAAAACTCCCAAACTTTGGTTTCGTGGTGTTTGACGACTCTGAACCTGTTCAGAAGATCCTCAGTaacagg CCCATCAAGTTCAGAGGCGACGTGCGTCTCAACGTGGAAGAGAAGAAGACTCGCTCGGCCAGGGAGGGCGACCGGCGGGACACGAGGCCCCGGGGTCCCGGAGGTCTCGGCAGCCCCCGGGAGCGAATCGGAGGCGGTGGTGGCGGCCGCGGAGGCCCGCCCACTCGGGCCGGTGTGGCACAGAAACCCAGCTTTGGCTCTGGACGCGGCGCCGCCCCCAATGACGGCCGCTACTCTGCCCAGCGTCAGTGA
- the sparc gene encoding SPARC isoform X2, producing the protein MRVWIVFLLCLAGHAMAAPTEEVLVTEEELVTEEPIFEEETEVGVNPVQVDVGEFDEAIEVIEDAEENPCMNYHCKRGKVCEVDEDNTPMCVCMDPSTCPPAEGDFEHNCGTDNKTYETACHFFATKCTLEGTKKGHKLHLDYIGPCKYIEPCLDNELKEFPMRMRDWLKNVLVTLYERDQDNDLLNEKQKLRVKKIFENEKRLQAGEHSLDLLAQDFQKNYNMYIFPVHWQFGQLDQHPADGYLTHSELSPLRAPLIPMEHCTTRFFDECDTDGDKYVALEEWAACFGLKEQDVDKDLII; encoded by the exons ACTGAGGAGGTGCTGGTGACTGAGGAGGAGCTGGTGACTGAAGAGCCCATTTTCGAG GAGGAGACCGAGGTGGGAGTGAACCCAGTGCAGGTGGATGTTGGAGAGTTTGACGAGGCCATTGAGGTCATTGAGGACGCTGAGGAGA ATCCCTGCATGAACTACCACTGCAAGAGAGGCAAAGTGTGTGAGGTCGACGAGGACAACAcccctatgtgtgtgtgcatggaccCGTCCACCTGTCCACCTGCCGAGGGAGACTTCGAACAT AACTGCGGCACCGACAACAAGACTTACGAAACCGCCTGCCACTTCTTCGCCACCAAGTGCACCCTGGAGGGAACCAAGAAGGGCCACAAGCTGCACCTCGACTACATCGGACCCTGCAAAT ACATCGAGCCCTGCCTGGACAACGAGCTGAAGGAGTTCCCCATGCGTATGAGGGACTGGCTGAAGAACGTGCTGGTGACTCTGTACGAGCGCGACCAGGACAACGACCTGCTGAACGAGAAGCAGAAGCTCAGG gtgaAGAAGATCTTCGAGAACGAGAAGAGGCTGCAGGCTGGTGAGCACTCTCTGGACCTGCTGGCTCAAGACTTCCAGAAGAACTACAACATGTACATCTTCCCCGTTCACTGGCAGTTCGGACAGCTCGACCAGCATCCAGCTGACGG ATACCTGACTCACTCAGAGCTTTCCCCTCTGCGTGCTCCGCTCATCCCCATGGAGCACTGCACCACTCGCTTCTTCGACGAGTGCGACACCGACGGCGACAAATACGTCGCTCTGGAGGAGTGGGCCGCCTGCTTTGGCCTGAAGGAGC aggatGTTGACAAAGACCTCATCATctaa
- the sparc gene encoding SPARC isoform X1, with amino-acid sequence MRVWIVFLLCLAGHAMAAPTEEVLVTEEELVTEEPIFEAEEELVDEVQVFEEETEVGVNPVQVDVGEFDEAIEVIEDAEENPCMNYHCKRGKVCEVDEDNTPMCVCMDPSTCPPAEGDFEHNCGTDNKTYETACHFFATKCTLEGTKKGHKLHLDYIGPCKYIEPCLDNELKEFPMRMRDWLKNVLVTLYERDQDNDLLNEKQKLRVKKIFENEKRLQAGEHSLDLLAQDFQKNYNMYIFPVHWQFGQLDQHPADGYLTHSELSPLRAPLIPMEHCTTRFFDECDTDGDKYVALEEWAACFGLKEQDVDKDLII; translated from the exons ACTGAGGAGGTGCTGGTGACTGAGGAGGAGCTGGTGACTGAAGAGCCCATTTTCGAG gctgaGGAGGAGCTGGTGGATGAGGTGCAAGTTTTCGAG GAGGAGACCGAGGTGGGAGTGAACCCAGTGCAGGTGGATGTTGGAGAGTTTGACGAGGCCATTGAGGTCATTGAGGACGCTGAGGAGA ATCCCTGCATGAACTACCACTGCAAGAGAGGCAAAGTGTGTGAGGTCGACGAGGACAACAcccctatgtgtgtgtgcatggaccCGTCCACCTGTCCACCTGCCGAGGGAGACTTCGAACAT AACTGCGGCACCGACAACAAGACTTACGAAACCGCCTGCCACTTCTTCGCCACCAAGTGCACCCTGGAGGGAACCAAGAAGGGCCACAAGCTGCACCTCGACTACATCGGACCCTGCAAAT ACATCGAGCCCTGCCTGGACAACGAGCTGAAGGAGTTCCCCATGCGTATGAGGGACTGGCTGAAGAACGTGCTGGTGACTCTGTACGAGCGCGACCAGGACAACGACCTGCTGAACGAGAAGCAGAAGCTCAGG gtgaAGAAGATCTTCGAGAACGAGAAGAGGCTGCAGGCTGGTGAGCACTCTCTGGACCTGCTGGCTCAAGACTTCCAGAAGAACTACAACATGTACATCTTCCCCGTTCACTGGCAGTTCGGACAGCTCGACCAGCATCCAGCTGACGG ATACCTGACTCACTCAGAGCTTTCCCCTCTGCGTGCTCCGCTCATCCCCATGGAGCACTGCACCACTCGCTTCTTCGACGAGTGCGACACCGACGGCGACAAATACGTCGCTCTGGAGGAGTGGGCCGCCTGCTTTGGCCTGAAGGAGC aggatGTTGACAAAGACCTCATCATctaa
- the LOC131472230 gene encoding uncharacterized protein LOC131472230 isoform X1: MVFMACFLAGAAVTRTVRRLIEYFLPVRERDRGEKHFVASVSAELPNFDAFTKEAEVRLRAAAKPEHEAVDNTEVKNAPPQATCVWAAMANSAVQEDPYIPTVLFNTIAQVPAVMFSAASQEGTSVPEVMVSSAVREEAFILVETTAEDPRVPSTMYIIVKQEDIRVPTVMFDNRTSPYSEPQEGIGGPVFRADSAARKDSFLPVVPVDGAAQENSWFSSSMTDIIEQEDTHVPTVVFNAAAQEVPAVVFHSAAQEEIDGPVVSLDSEARKDNHPPVALVDVAAQEDPWFPSEITYIVEQEDTHDPIVVFTAATQKVPAVVFDSAAPEEIDGPEVRVHFEAKKDNYPRVVLVDVAAQGDPWVPSSMNDTLEQEDTHVPIVVFTAATKEVSAVVFDSAAQEEIGGHMFGDSDARKDNYLPVVLVDAAAQEDLWVSSGMNDTMEQEDIHDPIVVFTAATQEVPAVVFDSAAQEEIGGHIAGVDSAARKDNDLPVILVDVAAQEDPLVSSAMNNTLQQEDTCVLRVMLSATAQEAPAFAFGFAAQEEICVPVAIVDGKTLEDTCFPEAIYDAVAQEYTHCPTIMFDASAQEEPTIVLQAVSREHTGIPVIVIDAAAQEDPTVPSAMYSIVEQEETCFLTAMFNAKAQEAPAVTFDSAAQEETNVPVVIVDAKALEDSCFSKAVYEAVAQEATKVTVVVDATAQEEPAIVLEAASQEHSVVPIIVFSAAVQEDTCFPEALYDAVVQVHTCVPTAVVDAASEEHTGVHVVVTTEQGDTCVTKAAQEHIGVPLVMVDASAKKQHKTVFDTAAQEDPTINYEAATQEKIVVPIVVVDTCLPSTDYGAVAKGDTHIPKLVVSTAAYELMADITALEDTCFPKTMYYALAQEDNCVPTDVLDATAQEDPAIVFESASQEHAGVPVVVINAAAQLDPAIVFKAASGEHIGVPAAMDITTAQKDTWAPKLVVSTVAQVHTGVTVAMIDATTQKDPCVPSAMHNVIEQEDDCVMINGTAQEVAQNVFNSATLKETGVTVDTTYQENTCAPTVLVDGTAEDPCVSSNMYNIVQQHNTCLPTVVFEAVVQEDPAIVFEAASEERTSVPVVVIEAAAQEDTCISKAMCDAKAEEDTSFFFFFDGAKQDPCVSAAMCDASAQEDTHVLFNITATAGESKCSTNEEEDLTQSDLSRYRSGSSGEYDIRVEFRSSDDSKDQYGSSDDYEDQCDPGDDFGDQYDSSDECNCSDHYDSSNKYDSGDQYDASDEYNSGDQCEFYDESKVQLQGQKQRLEKAI, from the exons ATGGTATTTATGGCATGTTTCCTTGCAGGAGCAGCAGTCACCAGGACTGTTCGGAGACTCATTGAGTACTTCCTCCCTGttcgagagagagacagaggtgagaaACATTTTGTGGCCTCAGTTTCTGCAGAACTACCCAATTTTGATGCTTTCACCAAAGAGGCAGAGGTTAGGCTGAGGGCCGCTGCCAAGCCAGAGCATGAGGCAGTGGACAACACAGAGGTCAAAAATGCGCCACCGCAAGCCACCTGTGTGTGGGCAGCCATGGCCAACTCTGCAGTTCAAGAGGACCCTTATATTCCAACAGTGCTGTTCAACACCATAGCTCAAGTCCCTGCAGTCATGTTCAGTGCTGCATCTCAGGAGGGAACCAGTGTCCCAGAAGTCATGGTCAGTTCTGCAGTAAGAGAAGAGGCCTTCATCTTAGTTGAAACCACAGCAGAAGACCCTCGTGTTCCCTCAACCATGTACATCATTGTAAAACAAGAAGACATCCGTGTTCCCACGGTCATGTTCGACAACAGAACCTCACCTTACTCTGAACCTCAAGAGGGAATTGGTGGTCCTGTCTTCAGGGCAGACTCTGCAGCAAGAAAAGACAGCTTTCTTCCTGTAGTCCCGGTTGACGGGGCAGCACAAGAAAACTCCTGGTTTTCCTCATCAATGACTGACATTATAGAACAAGAGGACACCCATGTTCCGACAGTTGTGTTCAATGCTGCAGCACAAGAAGTCCCTGCAGTTGTGTTTCACTCTGCAGCTCAAGAGGAAATTGATGGTCCCGTAGTCAGCTTGGATTCTGAAGCAAGAAAAGACAACCATCCTCCCGTCGCCCTGGTTGATGTTGCAGCACAAGAAGACCCCTGGTTTCCCTCAGAAATTACTTACATTGTAGAACAAGAGGACACCCATGATCCCATAGTTGTGTTTACTGCCGCAACACAAAAAGTCCCTGCAGTTGTGTTTGACTCTGCAGCTCCAGAGGAAATTGATGGTCCTGAAGTCAGGGTACATTTCGaagcaaaaaaagacaactaTCCTCGGGTTGTCCTTGTTGATGTTGCAGCACAGGGAGATCCCTGGGTTCCCTCGTCAATGAATGACACTTTAGAACAAGAGGACACCCATGTTCCCATAGTTGTCTTTACTGCCGCAACAAAAGAAGTCTCTGCAGTTGTGTTTGACTCTGCAGCTCAAGAGGAAATTGGTGGCCATATGTTTGGAGACTCTGATGCAAGAAAAGACAATTATCTTCCTGTAGTTCTGGTTGATGCCGCAGCACAAGAAGACCTCTGGGTTTCCTCAGGAATGAACGACACTATGGAACAAGAGGACATCCATGATCCCATTGTTGTGTTTACTGCCGCAACACAAGAAGTCCCTGCAGTTGTTTTTGACTCTGCAGCTCAAGAGGAAATTGGTGGCCACATAGCCGGGGTAGACTCTGCAGCAAGAAAAGACAACGATCTTCCTGTTATCTTGGTTGATGTAGCAGCACAAGAAGACCCCTTGGTTTCCTCGGCAATGAACAACACTTTACAACAAGAGGATACCTGTGTTCTTAGAGTCATGCTCAGTGCCACAGCGCAAGAGGCCCCTGCATTTGCATTTGGTTTTGCAGCTCAAGAGGAAATCTGTGTCCCTGTAGCCATTGTTGATGGCAAAACACTAGAAGACACCTGCTTTCCTGAAGCCATTTATGATGCAGTAGCACAAGAATACACCCATTGTCCCACAATCATGTTTGATGCTTCAGCACAAGAAGAACCTACAATTGTGTTACAAGCTGTGTCTCGAGAGCACACTGGCATCCCTGTAATTGTGATTGATGCCGCAGCCCAAGAAGACCCTACTGTTCCTTCAGCCATGTACAGCATTGTAGAACAAGAGGAGACCTGTTTTCTTACAGCCATGTTCAATGCCAAAGCCCAAGAAGCCCCTGCAGTCACGTTTGACTCTGCAGCTCAAGAGGAAACCAATGTCCCTGTTGTCATTGTTGATGCCAAAGCACTAGAAGACTCTTGCTTTTCCAAAGCTGTGTATGAGGCGGTAGCACAAGAAGCCACCAAGGTTACAGTTGTGGTTGATGCCACAGCTCAAGAAGAACCTGCAATTGTGTTAGAAGCTGCATCTCAGGAGCACAGTGTTGTCCCCATAATTGTGTTCAGTGCTGCAGTACAAGAAGATACCTGTTTTCCTGAAGCTCTGTACGATGCAGTAGTACAAGTGCACACTTGTGTTCCAACAGCTGTGGTTGATGCTGCATCTGAAGAGCACACTGGTGTCCATGTAGTTGTCACAACAGAACAAGGAGACACCTGTGTTACCAAAGCAGCTCAAGAGCACATTGGTGTCCCTTTAGTCATGGTTGATGcttcagcaaaaaaacaacacaaaactgtgTTTGACACCGCAGCACAAGAAGATCCCACAATTAATTATGAAGCCGCAACGCAAGAAAAAATAGTTGTCCCCATAGTTGTGGTTGACACCTGTTTACCCTCCACTGATTATGGAGCAGTAGCAAAAGGAGACACGCATATTCCCAAATTAGTGGTCAGTACAGCAGCTTATGAGCTCATGGCCGACATCACAGCACTAGAAGACACATGTTTTCCCAAAACCATGTATTATGCATTAGCACAAGAAGACAATTGTGTTCCCACAGACGTATTAGATGCCACAGCACAAGAAGACCCTGCAATTGTGTTTGAATCTGCATCTCAAGAGCATGCTGGTGTCCCCGTTGTCGTGATCAATGCCGCAGCACAACTTGACCCTGCAATTGTGTTCAAAGCTGCATCTGGAGAACACATTGGTGTACCCGCAGCCATGGACATTACAACGGCACAAAAAGACACCTGGGCTCCAAAACTAGTGGTCAGTACAGTAGCTCAAGTGCACACTGGTGTCACTGTAGCCATGATTGATGCCACAACACAAAAAGACCCCTGTGTTCCCTCAGCTATGCACAATGTGATAGAACAGGAGGACGACTGTGTCATGATCAACGGCACAGCACAAGAAGTTGCCCAGAATGTTTTCAACTCTGCAACTCTAAAGGAAACTGGGGTCACTGTCGACACCACATATCAAGAAAATACCTGTGCTCCCACAGTCTTAGTTGATGGAACAGCAGAAGACCCCTGTGTTTCCTCAAACATGTATAACATtgtacaacaacacaacacctgTCTTCCTACAGTCGTCTTTGAAGCTGTAGTTCAAGAAGATCCTGCAATTGTGTTTGAAGCTGCATCTGAGGAGCGTACCAGTGTCCCTGTAGTTGTAATCGAGGCCGCAGCTCAAGAAGACACCTGTATTTCCAAAGCTATGTGTGATGCAAAGGCAGAAGAggatacatcttttttttttttttttgatggcgCAAAACAGGATCCCTGTGTTTCTGCAGCCATGTGTGATGCCAGTGCACAAGAGGACACTCATGTGCTGTTCAACATCACAGCAACAGCAGGGGAGAGCAAATGTAGCActaatgaggaagaggacttaACGCAATCAGATTTGTCCAGGTACCGATCTGGATCCAGTGGCGAGTATGACATCAGAGTTGAGTTTAGGTCCAGTGATGACTCCAAAGACCAGTATGGCTCCAGTGATGACTATGAAGACCAGTGTGACCCCGGTGATGACTTCGGAGACCAGTATGACTCCAGTGATGAGTGCAACTGCAGTGACCATTATGACTCCAGTAATAAGTACGACTCTGGTGATCAGTATGACGCTAGTGATGAGTACAACTCTGGCGACCAGTGTGAGTTCTACGATGAGTCCAAAGTGCAACTTCAGGGACAAAAGCAA AGACTGGAGAAAGCCATTTGA
- the LOC131472230 gene encoding uncharacterized protein LOC131472230 isoform X2, whose product MVFMACFLAGAAVTRTVRRLIEYFLPVRERDRGEKHFVASVSAELPNFDAFTKEAEVRLRAAAKPEHEAVDNTEVKNAPPQATCVWAAMANSAVQEDPYIPTVLFNTIAQVPAVMFSAASQEGTSVPEVMVSSAVREEAFILVETTAEDPRVPSTMYIIVKQEDIRVPTVMFDNRTSPYSEPQEGIGGPVFRADSAARKDSFLPVVPVDGAAQENSWFSSSMTDIIEQEDTHVPTVVFNAAAQEVPAVVFHSAAQEEIDGPVVSLDSEARKDNHPPVALVDVAAQEDPWFPSEITYIVEQEDTHDPIVVFTAATQKVPAVVFDSAAPEEIDGPEVRVHFEAKKDNYPRVVLVDVAAQGDPWVPSSMNDTLEQEDTHVPIVVFTAATKEVSAVVFDSAAQEEIGGHMFGDSDARKDNYLPVVLVDAAAQEDLWVSSGMNDTMEQEDIHDPIVVFTAATQEVPAVVFDSAAQEEIGGHIAGVDSAARKDNDLPVILVDVAAQEDPLVSSAMNNTLQQEDTCVLRVMLSATAQEAPAFAFGFAAQEEICVPVAIVDGKTLEDTCFPEAIYDAVAQEYTHCPTIMFDASAQEEPTIVLQAVSREHTGIPVIVIDAAAQEDPTVPSAMYSIVEQEETCFLTAMFNAKAQEAPAVTFDSAAQEETNVPVVIVDAKALEDSCFSKAVYEAVAQEATKVTVVVDATAQEEPAIVLEAASQEHSVVPIIVFSAAVQEDTCFPEALYDAVVQVHTCVPTAVVDAASEEHTGVHVVVTTEQGDTCVTKAAQEHIGVPLVMVDASAKKQHKTVFDTAAQEDPTINYEAATQEKIVVPIVVVDTCLPSTDYGAVAKGDTHIPKLVVSTAAYELMADITALEDTCFPKTMYYALAQEDNCVPTDVLDATAQEDPAIVFESASQEHAGVPVVVINAAAQLDPAIVFKAASGEHIGVPAAMDITTAQKDTWAPKLVVSTVAQVHTGVTVAMIDATTQKDPCVPSAMHNVIEQEDDCVMINGTAQEVAQNVFNSATLKETGVTVDTTYQENTCAPTVLVDGTAEDPCVSSNMYNIVQQHNTCLPTVVFEAVVQEDPAIVFEAASEERTSVPVVVIEAAAQEDTCISKAMCDAKAEEDTSFFFFFDGAKQDPCVSAAMCDASAQEDTHVLFNITATAGESKCSTNEEEDLTQSDLSRYRSGSSGEYDIRVEFRSSDDSKDQYGSSDDYEDQCDPGDDFGDQYDSSDECNCSDHYDSSNKYDSGDQYDASDEYNSGDQCEFYDESKVQLQGQKQEPS is encoded by the exons ATGGTATTTATGGCATGTTTCCTTGCAGGAGCAGCAGTCACCAGGACTGTTCGGAGACTCATTGAGTACTTCCTCCCTGttcgagagagagacagaggtgagaaACATTTTGTGGCCTCAGTTTCTGCAGAACTACCCAATTTTGATGCTTTCACCAAAGAGGCAGAGGTTAGGCTGAGGGCCGCTGCCAAGCCAGAGCATGAGGCAGTGGACAACACAGAGGTCAAAAATGCGCCACCGCAAGCCACCTGTGTGTGGGCAGCCATGGCCAACTCTGCAGTTCAAGAGGACCCTTATATTCCAACAGTGCTGTTCAACACCATAGCTCAAGTCCCTGCAGTCATGTTCAGTGCTGCATCTCAGGAGGGAACCAGTGTCCCAGAAGTCATGGTCAGTTCTGCAGTAAGAGAAGAGGCCTTCATCTTAGTTGAAACCACAGCAGAAGACCCTCGTGTTCCCTCAACCATGTACATCATTGTAAAACAAGAAGACATCCGTGTTCCCACGGTCATGTTCGACAACAGAACCTCACCTTACTCTGAACCTCAAGAGGGAATTGGTGGTCCTGTCTTCAGGGCAGACTCTGCAGCAAGAAAAGACAGCTTTCTTCCTGTAGTCCCGGTTGACGGGGCAGCACAAGAAAACTCCTGGTTTTCCTCATCAATGACTGACATTATAGAACAAGAGGACACCCATGTTCCGACAGTTGTGTTCAATGCTGCAGCACAAGAAGTCCCTGCAGTTGTGTTTCACTCTGCAGCTCAAGAGGAAATTGATGGTCCCGTAGTCAGCTTGGATTCTGAAGCAAGAAAAGACAACCATCCTCCCGTCGCCCTGGTTGATGTTGCAGCACAAGAAGACCCCTGGTTTCCCTCAGAAATTACTTACATTGTAGAACAAGAGGACACCCATGATCCCATAGTTGTGTTTACTGCCGCAACACAAAAAGTCCCTGCAGTTGTGTTTGACTCTGCAGCTCCAGAGGAAATTGATGGTCCTGAAGTCAGGGTACATTTCGaagcaaaaaaagacaactaTCCTCGGGTTGTCCTTGTTGATGTTGCAGCACAGGGAGATCCCTGGGTTCCCTCGTCAATGAATGACACTTTAGAACAAGAGGACACCCATGTTCCCATAGTTGTCTTTACTGCCGCAACAAAAGAAGTCTCTGCAGTTGTGTTTGACTCTGCAGCTCAAGAGGAAATTGGTGGCCATATGTTTGGAGACTCTGATGCAAGAAAAGACAATTATCTTCCTGTAGTTCTGGTTGATGCCGCAGCACAAGAAGACCTCTGGGTTTCCTCAGGAATGAACGACACTATGGAACAAGAGGACATCCATGATCCCATTGTTGTGTTTACTGCCGCAACACAAGAAGTCCCTGCAGTTGTTTTTGACTCTGCAGCTCAAGAGGAAATTGGTGGCCACATAGCCGGGGTAGACTCTGCAGCAAGAAAAGACAACGATCTTCCTGTTATCTTGGTTGATGTAGCAGCACAAGAAGACCCCTTGGTTTCCTCGGCAATGAACAACACTTTACAACAAGAGGATACCTGTGTTCTTAGAGTCATGCTCAGTGCCACAGCGCAAGAGGCCCCTGCATTTGCATTTGGTTTTGCAGCTCAAGAGGAAATCTGTGTCCCTGTAGCCATTGTTGATGGCAAAACACTAGAAGACACCTGCTTTCCTGAAGCCATTTATGATGCAGTAGCACAAGAATACACCCATTGTCCCACAATCATGTTTGATGCTTCAGCACAAGAAGAACCTACAATTGTGTTACAAGCTGTGTCTCGAGAGCACACTGGCATCCCTGTAATTGTGATTGATGCCGCAGCCCAAGAAGACCCTACTGTTCCTTCAGCCATGTACAGCATTGTAGAACAAGAGGAGACCTGTTTTCTTACAGCCATGTTCAATGCCAAAGCCCAAGAAGCCCCTGCAGTCACGTTTGACTCTGCAGCTCAAGAGGAAACCAATGTCCCTGTTGTCATTGTTGATGCCAAAGCACTAGAAGACTCTTGCTTTTCCAAAGCTGTGTATGAGGCGGTAGCACAAGAAGCCACCAAGGTTACAGTTGTGGTTGATGCCACAGCTCAAGAAGAACCTGCAATTGTGTTAGAAGCTGCATCTCAGGAGCACAGTGTTGTCCCCATAATTGTGTTCAGTGCTGCAGTACAAGAAGATACCTGTTTTCCTGAAGCTCTGTACGATGCAGTAGTACAAGTGCACACTTGTGTTCCAACAGCTGTGGTTGATGCTGCATCTGAAGAGCACACTGGTGTCCATGTAGTTGTCACAACAGAACAAGGAGACACCTGTGTTACCAAAGCAGCTCAAGAGCACATTGGTGTCCCTTTAGTCATGGTTGATGcttcagcaaaaaaacaacacaaaactgtgTTTGACACCGCAGCACAAGAAGATCCCACAATTAATTATGAAGCCGCAACGCAAGAAAAAATAGTTGTCCCCATAGTTGTGGTTGACACCTGTTTACCCTCCACTGATTATGGAGCAGTAGCAAAAGGAGACACGCATATTCCCAAATTAGTGGTCAGTACAGCAGCTTATGAGCTCATGGCCGACATCACAGCACTAGAAGACACATGTTTTCCCAAAACCATGTATTATGCATTAGCACAAGAAGACAATTGTGTTCCCACAGACGTATTAGATGCCACAGCACAAGAAGACCCTGCAATTGTGTTTGAATCTGCATCTCAAGAGCATGCTGGTGTCCCCGTTGTCGTGATCAATGCCGCAGCACAACTTGACCCTGCAATTGTGTTCAAAGCTGCATCTGGAGAACACATTGGTGTACCCGCAGCCATGGACATTACAACGGCACAAAAAGACACCTGGGCTCCAAAACTAGTGGTCAGTACAGTAGCTCAAGTGCACACTGGTGTCACTGTAGCCATGATTGATGCCACAACACAAAAAGACCCCTGTGTTCCCTCAGCTATGCACAATGTGATAGAACAGGAGGACGACTGTGTCATGATCAACGGCACAGCACAAGAAGTTGCCCAGAATGTTTTCAACTCTGCAACTCTAAAGGAAACTGGGGTCACTGTCGACACCACATATCAAGAAAATACCTGTGCTCCCACAGTCTTAGTTGATGGAACAGCAGAAGACCCCTGTGTTTCCTCAAACATGTATAACATtgtacaacaacacaacacctgTCTTCCTACAGTCGTCTTTGAAGCTGTAGTTCAAGAAGATCCTGCAATTGTGTTTGAAGCTGCATCTGAGGAGCGTACCAGTGTCCCTGTAGTTGTAATCGAGGCCGCAGCTCAAGAAGACACCTGTATTTCCAAAGCTATGTGTGATGCAAAGGCAGAAGAggatacatcttttttttttttttttgatggcgCAAAACAGGATCCCTGTGTTTCTGCAGCCATGTGTGATGCCAGTGCACAAGAGGACACTCATGTGCTGTTCAACATCACAGCAACAGCAGGGGAGAGCAAATGTAGCActaatgaggaagaggacttaACGCAATCAGATTTGTCCAGGTACCGATCTGGATCCAGTGGCGAGTATGACATCAGAGTTGAGTTTAGGTCCAGTGATGACTCCAAAGACCAGTATGGCTCCAGTGATGACTATGAAGACCAGTGTGACCCCGGTGATGACTTCGGAGACCAGTATGACTCCAGTGATGAGTGCAACTGCAGTGACCATTATGACTCCAGTAATAAGTACGACTCTGGTGATCAGTATGACGCTAGTGATGAGTACAACTCTGGCGACCAGTGTGAGTTCTACGATGAGTCCAAAGTGCAACTTCAGGGACAAAAGCAA gaaccttcctag